A single Macaca fascicularis isolate 582-1 chromosome 13, T2T-MFA8v1.1 DNA region contains:
- the FAM161A gene encoding protein FAM161A isoform X4: MAASHRAAKLVASSLQTPVNPITRARVAQYEREDPLQALAAAEAILEDEEEEKVAQSAEASADLNTSFSGVDEHAPISSEDFVNFPGIHHSNEEYFKKVEELKAAHLETMAKLEKMYQDKLHLKEVQPVVIREASLSDGSRSVSEKNSYHPVSLMTSFSEPDLGQSSSLYVSSSEEELPNLEKEYARENRMMAYAKELINNMWKDFCVEDYIRCKDTGFHTAEKTRKKRKEWVPTITVPEPFQMMIREQKKKEESMKSKSDIEMVDKLLKKQEEDPECKKKFRANPVPASVFLPLYHDLVKQKEERRRSLKEKNKEALLASQKPFKFIAREEQKRAAQEKQLRDFFKSKKKTNRFKARPIPRSTYGSTTNDKLKEEELYRNLRTQLRAQERLQNSSPLPCRSAWGRRNPRCPEQAVKLKCKHKVRCRTPDFEDLPERYQKHLSEHKSPKLLTVCKPFDLHASPHASIKREKILADIEADEEKLKETRWPYLSPRRKSPVRRAGVKPVPCNYNPPVPTVSSRGREQAVRRSLEEKKMLEEERNRILTKQKQRMKELQKLLTTRAKAYDSHQSLAQISKSRVKCLRKSEKERMREYQRELEEREEKLKKRPLLFERVAQL; the protein is encoded by the exons GCTGATTTGAACACCAGCTTTTCTGGGGTGGATGAACATGCACCAATAAGCTCTGAGGACTTTGTGAACTTTCCTGGTATTCACCACTCTAATGAGGAGTATTTCAAGAAAGTAGAAGAGTTGAAGGCTGCCCACCTAGAAACTATggcaaaattagagaaaatgtaCCAGGATAAATTACATTTAAAGGAAGTTCAGCCAGTGGTCATCAGGGAAGCCTCTCTTAGTGACGGTTCCAG ATCTGTGTCAGAAAAGAACTCCTATCACCCTGTCTCATTAATGACATCATTTTCAGAGCCTGATTTAGGCCAGTCTTCCTCCTTGTATGTGTCCTCCTCTGAAGAAGAGTTACCCAACCTAGAAAAAGAGTATGCTAGGGAAAACAGAATGATGGCCTATGCTAAGGAGCTTATCAACAACATGTGGAAAGACTTTTGTGTTGAAGATTATATTCGCTGTAAAGATACTGGCTTCCACACAGCtgagaaaacaaggaagaaacGAAAAGAATGGGTGCCCACGATTACAGTACCGGAGCCTTTTCAAATGATGAtaagagaacagaagaaaaaagaagagtccATGAAATCTAAATCAGATATTGAAATGGTAGATAAACTGCTCAAAAAACAAGAAGAGGATCCAGAGTGTAAGAAGAAATTCCGAGCCAATCCAGTTCCTGCATCTGTCTTTCTCCCCCTTTACCATGATTTAGTCAAGCAAAAAGAAGAACGGAGAAGGTctctgaaggagaaaaataaagaagctcTTTTGGCCTCACAAAAGCCATTTAAATTTATAGCAAGGGAGGAACAGAAGCGAGCAGCCCAGGAAAAGCAGCTGAGAGACTTTTTTaagtctaaaaagaaaacaaatcgaTTTAAAGCCAGACCCATTCCTCGATCTACTTATGGTTCAACTACCAATGACAAGTTAAAAGAAGAAGAGCTCTATCGAAATCTTAGGACGCAGCTGAGAGCCCAGGAGCGTTTACAGAACTCATCTCCTCTGCCTTGTAGGTCAGCTTGGGGACGCAGGAACCCCAGGTGTCCCGAACAGGCTGTAAAGTTGAAGTGTAAACACAAGGTTAGGTGCCGGACTCCTGATTTTGAGGACCTTCCTGAGAGATATCAGAAACACCTCTCAGAACACAAGTCTCCAAAACTCTTAACGGTGTGTAAACCATTTGATCTTCATGCATCTCCACATGCatctattaaaagagaaaaaattttggCAGACATCGAAGCAGatgaagaaaagttaaaagaaacacGTTGGCCTTATTTGTCTCCAAGGCGTAAGTCTCCAGTAAGACGTGCAGGTGTAAAGCCTGTGCCTTGTAACTACAACCCTCCAGTGCCCACGGTGTCTTCCAGAGGACGAGAACAAGCTGTAAG gagatcacttgaggaaaagaaaatgttggaagaagagagaaatcgGATCCTAACTAAACAGaagcaaagaatgaaagaatTGCAGAAACTCCTGACAACCCGGGCTAAGGCTTATGACTCACATCAAAGTTTAGCTCAAATATCTAAATCCAGAGTAAAATGTCTCAG aaagagcGAAAAGGAAAGGATGAGAGAATACCAACGAGAactagaagaaagagaagaaaaattaaaaaagaggcCACTGCTATTTGAAAGAGTTGCTCAG ctttaa
- the FAM161A gene encoding protein FAM161A isoform X2, which produces MPFVLEAEVEKSISSVLEESIFLRKADLNTSFSGVDEHAPISSEDFVNFPGIHHSNEEYFKKVEELKAAHLETMAKLEKMYQDKLHLKEVQPVVIREASLSDGSRSVSEKNSYHPVSLMTSFSEPDLGQSSSLYVSSSEEELPNLEKEYARENRMMAYAKELINNMWKDFCVEDYIRCKDTGFHTAEKTRKKRKEWVPTITVPEPFQMMIREQKKKEESMKSKSDIEMVDKLLKKQEEDPECKKKFRANPVPASVFLPLYHDLVKQKEERRRSLKEKNKEALLASQKPFKFIAREEQKRAAQEKQLRDFFKSKKKTNRFKARPIPRSTYGSTTNDKLKEEELYRNLRTQLRAQERLQNSSPLPCRSAWGRRNPRCPEQAVKLKCKHKVRCRTPDFEDLPERYQKHLSEHKSPKLLTVCKPFDLHASPHASIKREKILADIEADEEKLKETRWPYLSPRRKSPVRRAGVKPVPCNYNPPVPTVSSRGREQAVRRSLEEKKMLEEERNRILTKQKQRMKELQKLLTTRAKAYDSHQSLAQISKSRVKCLRKSEKERMREYQRELEEREEKLKKRPLLFERVAQKNARMAAEKHYSNTLKALGISDEFVSKKGQSGKVLEYFNNQETKSVTEDKESFNEEEKIEERENGEENYFIDTNSQDSYKEKDEANEESEEEKSVEESH; this is translated from the exons GCTGATTTGAACACCAGCTTTTCTGGGGTGGATGAACATGCACCAATAAGCTCTGAGGACTTTGTGAACTTTCCTGGTATTCACCACTCTAATGAGGAGTATTTCAAGAAAGTAGAAGAGTTGAAGGCTGCCCACCTAGAAACTATggcaaaattagagaaaatgtaCCAGGATAAATTACATTTAAAGGAAGTTCAGCCAGTGGTCATCAGGGAAGCCTCTCTTAGTGACGGTTCCAG ATCTGTGTCAGAAAAGAACTCCTATCACCCTGTCTCATTAATGACATCATTTTCAGAGCCTGATTTAGGCCAGTCTTCCTCCTTGTATGTGTCCTCCTCTGAAGAAGAGTTACCCAACCTAGAAAAAGAGTATGCTAGGGAAAACAGAATGATGGCCTATGCTAAGGAGCTTATCAACAACATGTGGAAAGACTTTTGTGTTGAAGATTATATTCGCTGTAAAGATACTGGCTTCCACACAGCtgagaaaacaaggaagaaacGAAAAGAATGGGTGCCCACGATTACAGTACCGGAGCCTTTTCAAATGATGAtaagagaacagaagaaaaaagaagagtccATGAAATCTAAATCAGATATTGAAATGGTAGATAAACTGCTCAAAAAACAAGAAGAGGATCCAGAGTGTAAGAAGAAATTCCGAGCCAATCCAGTTCCTGCATCTGTCTTTCTCCCCCTTTACCATGATTTAGTCAAGCAAAAAGAAGAACGGAGAAGGTctctgaaggagaaaaataaagaagctcTTTTGGCCTCACAAAAGCCATTTAAATTTATAGCAAGGGAGGAACAGAAGCGAGCAGCCCAGGAAAAGCAGCTGAGAGACTTTTTTaagtctaaaaagaaaacaaatcgaTTTAAAGCCAGACCCATTCCTCGATCTACTTATGGTTCAACTACCAATGACAAGTTAAAAGAAGAAGAGCTCTATCGAAATCTTAGGACGCAGCTGAGAGCCCAGGAGCGTTTACAGAACTCATCTCCTCTGCCTTGTAGGTCAGCTTGGGGACGCAGGAACCCCAGGTGTCCCGAACAGGCTGTAAAGTTGAAGTGTAAACACAAGGTTAGGTGCCGGACTCCTGATTTTGAGGACCTTCCTGAGAGATATCAGAAACACCTCTCAGAACACAAGTCTCCAAAACTCTTAACGGTGTGTAAACCATTTGATCTTCATGCATCTCCACATGCatctattaaaagagaaaaaattttggCAGACATCGAAGCAGatgaagaaaagttaaaagaaacacGTTGGCCTTATTTGTCTCCAAGGCGTAAGTCTCCAGTAAGACGTGCAGGTGTAAAGCCTGTGCCTTGTAACTACAACCCTCCAGTGCCCACGGTGTCTTCCAGAGGACGAGAACAAGCTGTAAG gagatcacttgaggaaaagaaaatgttggaagaagagagaaatcgGATCCTAACTAAACAGaagcaaagaatgaaagaatTGCAGAAACTCCTGACAACCCGGGCTAAGGCTTATGACTCACATCAAAGTTTAGCTCAAATATCTAAATCCAGAGTAAAATGTCTCAG aaagagcGAAAAGGAAAGGATGAGAGAATACCAACGAGAactagaagaaagagaagaaaaattaaaaaagaggcCACTGCTATTTGAAAGAGTTGCTCAG AAAAATGCAAGAATGGCAGCAGAAAAGCATTATTCTAATACCCTAAAAGCACTAGGAATATCTGATGAGTTTGTTTCAAAGAAAGGCCAAAGTGGAAAAGTACTTGAGTACTTCAACAATCAAGAGACAAAAAGTGTCACTGAAGACAAAGAAAG ctttaatgaagaagaaaaaatagaagaaagagagaatggggaagaaaattattttattgataccAACAGCCAGGATTCTTACAAGGAAAAAGATGAAGCCAatgaagaaagtgaagaagaGAAATCTGTTGAAGAATCACACTGA
- the FAM161A gene encoding protein FAM161A isoform X5, which produces MAKLEKMYQDKLHLKEVQPVVIREASLSDGSRSVSEKNSYHPVSLMTSFSEPDLGQSSSLYVSSSEEELPNLEKEYARENRMMAYAKELINNMWKDFCVEDYIRCKDTGFHTAEKTRKKRKEWVPTITVPEPFQMMIREQKKKEESMKSKSDIEMVDKLLKKQEEDPECKKKFRANPVPASVFLPLYHDLVKQKEERRRSLKEKNKEALLASQKPFKFIAREEQKRAAQEKQLRDFFKSKKKTNRFKARPIPRSTYGSTTNDKLKEEELYRNLRTQLRAQERLQNSSPLPCRSAWGRRNPRCPEQAVKLKCKHKVRCRTPDFEDLPERYQKHLSEHKSPKLLTVCKPFDLHASPHASIKREKILADIEADEEKLKETRWPYLSPRRKSPVRRAGVKPVPCNYNPPVPTVSSRGREQAVRRSLEEKKMLEEERNRILTKQKQRMKELQKLLTTRAKAYDSHQSLAQISKSRVKCLRKSEKERMREYQRELEEREEKLKKRPLLFERVAQKNARMAAEKHYSNTLKALGISDEFVSKKGQSGKVLEYFNNQETKSVTEDKESFNEEEKIEERENGEENYFIDTNSQDSYKEKDEANEESEEEKSVEESH; this is translated from the exons ATggcaaaattagagaaaatgtaCCAGGATAAATTACATTTAAAGGAAGTTCAGCCAGTGGTCATCAGGGAAGCCTCTCTTAGTGACGGTTCCAG ATCTGTGTCAGAAAAGAACTCCTATCACCCTGTCTCATTAATGACATCATTTTCAGAGCCTGATTTAGGCCAGTCTTCCTCCTTGTATGTGTCCTCCTCTGAAGAAGAGTTACCCAACCTAGAAAAAGAGTATGCTAGGGAAAACAGAATGATGGCCTATGCTAAGGAGCTTATCAACAACATGTGGAAAGACTTTTGTGTTGAAGATTATATTCGCTGTAAAGATACTGGCTTCCACACAGCtgagaaaacaaggaagaaacGAAAAGAATGGGTGCCCACGATTACAGTACCGGAGCCTTTTCAAATGATGAtaagagaacagaagaaaaaagaagagtccATGAAATCTAAATCAGATATTGAAATGGTAGATAAACTGCTCAAAAAACAAGAAGAGGATCCAGAGTGTAAGAAGAAATTCCGAGCCAATCCAGTTCCTGCATCTGTCTTTCTCCCCCTTTACCATGATTTAGTCAAGCAAAAAGAAGAACGGAGAAGGTctctgaaggagaaaaataaagaagctcTTTTGGCCTCACAAAAGCCATTTAAATTTATAGCAAGGGAGGAACAGAAGCGAGCAGCCCAGGAAAAGCAGCTGAGAGACTTTTTTaagtctaaaaagaaaacaaatcgaTTTAAAGCCAGACCCATTCCTCGATCTACTTATGGTTCAACTACCAATGACAAGTTAAAAGAAGAAGAGCTCTATCGAAATCTTAGGACGCAGCTGAGAGCCCAGGAGCGTTTACAGAACTCATCTCCTCTGCCTTGTAGGTCAGCTTGGGGACGCAGGAACCCCAGGTGTCCCGAACAGGCTGTAAAGTTGAAGTGTAAACACAAGGTTAGGTGCCGGACTCCTGATTTTGAGGACCTTCCTGAGAGATATCAGAAACACCTCTCAGAACACAAGTCTCCAAAACTCTTAACGGTGTGTAAACCATTTGATCTTCATGCATCTCCACATGCatctattaaaagagaaaaaattttggCAGACATCGAAGCAGatgaagaaaagttaaaagaaacacGTTGGCCTTATTTGTCTCCAAGGCGTAAGTCTCCAGTAAGACGTGCAGGTGTAAAGCCTGTGCCTTGTAACTACAACCCTCCAGTGCCCACGGTGTCTTCCAGAGGACGAGAACAAGCTGTAAG gagatcacttgaggaaaagaaaatgttggaagaagagagaaatcgGATCCTAACTAAACAGaagcaaagaatgaaagaatTGCAGAAACTCCTGACAACCCGGGCTAAGGCTTATGACTCACATCAAAGTTTAGCTCAAATATCTAAATCCAGAGTAAAATGTCTCAG aaagagcGAAAAGGAAAGGATGAGAGAATACCAACGAGAactagaagaaagagaagaaaaattaaaaaagaggcCACTGCTATTTGAAAGAGTTGCTCAG AAAAATGCAAGAATGGCAGCAGAAAAGCATTATTCTAATACCCTAAAAGCACTAGGAATATCTGATGAGTTTGTTTCAAAGAAAGGCCAAAGTGGAAAAGTACTTGAGTACTTCAACAATCAAGAGACAAAAAGTGTCACTGAAGACAAAGAAAG ctttaatgaagaagaaaaaatagaagaaagagagaatggggaagaaaattattttattgataccAACAGCCAGGATTCTTACAAGGAAAAAGATGAAGCCAatgaagaaagtgaagaagaGAAATCTGTTGAAGAATCACACTGA
- the FAM161A gene encoding protein FAM161A isoform X3 codes for MAASHRAAKLVASSLQTPVNPITRARVAQYEREDPLQALAAAEAILEDEEEEKVAQSAEASADLNTSFSGVDEHAPISSEDFVNFPGIHHSNEEYFKKVEELKAAHLETMAKLEKMYQDKLHLKEVQPVVIREASLSDGSRSVSEKNSYHPVSLMTSFSEPDLGQSSSLYVSSSEEELPNLEKEYARENRMMAYAKELINNMWKDFCVEDYIRCKDTGFHTAEKTRKKRKEWVPTITVPEPFQMMIREQKKKEESMKSKSDIEMVDKLLKKQEEDPECKKKFRANPVPASVFLPLYHDLVKQKEERRRSLKEKNKEALLASQKPFKFIAREEQKRAAQEKQLRDFFKSKKKTNRFKARPIPRSTYGSTTNDKLKEEELYRNLRTQLRAQERLQNSSPLPCRSAWGRRNPRCPEQAVKLKCKHKVRCRTPDFEDLPERYQKHLSEHKSPKLLTVCKPFDLHASPHASIKREKILADIEADEEKLKETRWPYLSPRRKSPVRRAGVKPVPCNYNPPVPTVSSRGREQAVRKSEKERMREYQRELEEREEKLKKRPLLFERVAQKNARMAAEKHYSNTLKALGISDEFVSKKGQSGKVLEYFNNQETKSVTEDKESFNEEEKIEERENGEENYFIDTNSQDSYKEKDEANEESEEEKSVEESH; via the exons GCTGATTTGAACACCAGCTTTTCTGGGGTGGATGAACATGCACCAATAAGCTCTGAGGACTTTGTGAACTTTCCTGGTATTCACCACTCTAATGAGGAGTATTTCAAGAAAGTAGAAGAGTTGAAGGCTGCCCACCTAGAAACTATggcaaaattagagaaaatgtaCCAGGATAAATTACATTTAAAGGAAGTTCAGCCAGTGGTCATCAGGGAAGCCTCTCTTAGTGACGGTTCCAG ATCTGTGTCAGAAAAGAACTCCTATCACCCTGTCTCATTAATGACATCATTTTCAGAGCCTGATTTAGGCCAGTCTTCCTCCTTGTATGTGTCCTCCTCTGAAGAAGAGTTACCCAACCTAGAAAAAGAGTATGCTAGGGAAAACAGAATGATGGCCTATGCTAAGGAGCTTATCAACAACATGTGGAAAGACTTTTGTGTTGAAGATTATATTCGCTGTAAAGATACTGGCTTCCACACAGCtgagaaaacaaggaagaaacGAAAAGAATGGGTGCCCACGATTACAGTACCGGAGCCTTTTCAAATGATGAtaagagaacagaagaaaaaagaagagtccATGAAATCTAAATCAGATATTGAAATGGTAGATAAACTGCTCAAAAAACAAGAAGAGGATCCAGAGTGTAAGAAGAAATTCCGAGCCAATCCAGTTCCTGCATCTGTCTTTCTCCCCCTTTACCATGATTTAGTCAAGCAAAAAGAAGAACGGAGAAGGTctctgaaggagaaaaataaagaagctcTTTTGGCCTCACAAAAGCCATTTAAATTTATAGCAAGGGAGGAACAGAAGCGAGCAGCCCAGGAAAAGCAGCTGAGAGACTTTTTTaagtctaaaaagaaaacaaatcgaTTTAAAGCCAGACCCATTCCTCGATCTACTTATGGTTCAACTACCAATGACAAGTTAAAAGAAGAAGAGCTCTATCGAAATCTTAGGACGCAGCTGAGAGCCCAGGAGCGTTTACAGAACTCATCTCCTCTGCCTTGTAGGTCAGCTTGGGGACGCAGGAACCCCAGGTGTCCCGAACAGGCTGTAAAGTTGAAGTGTAAACACAAGGTTAGGTGCCGGACTCCTGATTTTGAGGACCTTCCTGAGAGATATCAGAAACACCTCTCAGAACACAAGTCTCCAAAACTCTTAACGGTGTGTAAACCATTTGATCTTCATGCATCTCCACATGCatctattaaaagagaaaaaattttggCAGACATCGAAGCAGatgaagaaaagttaaaagaaacacGTTGGCCTTATTTGTCTCCAAGGCGTAAGTCTCCAGTAAGACGTGCAGGTGTAAAGCCTGTGCCTTGTAACTACAACCCTCCAGTGCCCACGGTGTCTTCCAGAGGACGAGAACAAGCTGTAAG aaagagcGAAAAGGAAAGGATGAGAGAATACCAACGAGAactagaagaaagagaagaaaaattaaaaaagaggcCACTGCTATTTGAAAGAGTTGCTCAG AAAAATGCAAGAATGGCAGCAGAAAAGCATTATTCTAATACCCTAAAAGCACTAGGAATATCTGATGAGTTTGTTTCAAAGAAAGGCCAAAGTGGAAAAGTACTTGAGTACTTCAACAATCAAGAGACAAAAAGTGTCACTGAAGACAAAGAAAG ctttaatgaagaagaaaaaatagaagaaagagagaatggggaagaaaattattttattgataccAACAGCCAGGATTCTTACAAGGAAAAAGATGAAGCCAatgaagaaagtgaagaagaGAAATCTGTTGAAGAATCACACTGA
- the FAM161A gene encoding protein FAM161A isoform X1 produces MAASHRAAKLVASSLQTPVNPITRARVAQYEREDPLQALAAAEAILEDEEEEKVAQSAEASADLNTSFSGVDEHAPISSEDFVNFPGIHHSNEEYFKKVEELKAAHLETMAKLEKMYQDKLHLKEVQPVVIREASLSDGSRSVSEKNSYHPVSLMTSFSEPDLGQSSSLYVSSSEEELPNLEKEYARENRMMAYAKELINNMWKDFCVEDYIRCKDTGFHTAEKTRKKRKEWVPTITVPEPFQMMIREQKKKEESMKSKSDIEMVDKLLKKQEEDPECKKKFRANPVPASVFLPLYHDLVKQKEERRRSLKEKNKEALLASQKPFKFIAREEQKRAAQEKQLRDFFKSKKKTNRFKARPIPRSTYGSTTNDKLKEEELYRNLRTQLRAQERLQNSSPLPCRSAWGRRNPRCPEQAVKLKCKHKVRCRTPDFEDLPERYQKHLSEHKSPKLLTVCKPFDLHASPHASIKREKILADIEADEEKLKETRWPYLSPRRKSPVRRAGVKPVPCNYNPPVPTVSSRGREQAVRRSLEEKKMLEEERNRILTKQKQRMKELQKLLTTRAKAYDSHQSLAQISKSRVKCLRKSEKERMREYQRELEEREEKLKKRPLLFERVAQKNARMAAEKHYSNTLKALGISDEFVSKKGQSGKVLEYFNNQETKSVTEDKESFNEEEKIEERENGEENYFIDTNSQDSYKEKDEANEESEEEKSVEESH; encoded by the exons GCTGATTTGAACACCAGCTTTTCTGGGGTGGATGAACATGCACCAATAAGCTCTGAGGACTTTGTGAACTTTCCTGGTATTCACCACTCTAATGAGGAGTATTTCAAGAAAGTAGAAGAGTTGAAGGCTGCCCACCTAGAAACTATggcaaaattagagaaaatgtaCCAGGATAAATTACATTTAAAGGAAGTTCAGCCAGTGGTCATCAGGGAAGCCTCTCTTAGTGACGGTTCCAG ATCTGTGTCAGAAAAGAACTCCTATCACCCTGTCTCATTAATGACATCATTTTCAGAGCCTGATTTAGGCCAGTCTTCCTCCTTGTATGTGTCCTCCTCTGAAGAAGAGTTACCCAACCTAGAAAAAGAGTATGCTAGGGAAAACAGAATGATGGCCTATGCTAAGGAGCTTATCAACAACATGTGGAAAGACTTTTGTGTTGAAGATTATATTCGCTGTAAAGATACTGGCTTCCACACAGCtgagaaaacaaggaagaaacGAAAAGAATGGGTGCCCACGATTACAGTACCGGAGCCTTTTCAAATGATGAtaagagaacagaagaaaaaagaagagtccATGAAATCTAAATCAGATATTGAAATGGTAGATAAACTGCTCAAAAAACAAGAAGAGGATCCAGAGTGTAAGAAGAAATTCCGAGCCAATCCAGTTCCTGCATCTGTCTTTCTCCCCCTTTACCATGATTTAGTCAAGCAAAAAGAAGAACGGAGAAGGTctctgaaggagaaaaataaagaagctcTTTTGGCCTCACAAAAGCCATTTAAATTTATAGCAAGGGAGGAACAGAAGCGAGCAGCCCAGGAAAAGCAGCTGAGAGACTTTTTTaagtctaaaaagaaaacaaatcgaTTTAAAGCCAGACCCATTCCTCGATCTACTTATGGTTCAACTACCAATGACAAGTTAAAAGAAGAAGAGCTCTATCGAAATCTTAGGACGCAGCTGAGAGCCCAGGAGCGTTTACAGAACTCATCTCCTCTGCCTTGTAGGTCAGCTTGGGGACGCAGGAACCCCAGGTGTCCCGAACAGGCTGTAAAGTTGAAGTGTAAACACAAGGTTAGGTGCCGGACTCCTGATTTTGAGGACCTTCCTGAGAGATATCAGAAACACCTCTCAGAACACAAGTCTCCAAAACTCTTAACGGTGTGTAAACCATTTGATCTTCATGCATCTCCACATGCatctattaaaagagaaaaaattttggCAGACATCGAAGCAGatgaagaaaagttaaaagaaacacGTTGGCCTTATTTGTCTCCAAGGCGTAAGTCTCCAGTAAGACGTGCAGGTGTAAAGCCTGTGCCTTGTAACTACAACCCTCCAGTGCCCACGGTGTCTTCCAGAGGACGAGAACAAGCTGTAAG gagatcacttgaggaaaagaaaatgttggaagaagagagaaatcgGATCCTAACTAAACAGaagcaaagaatgaaagaatTGCAGAAACTCCTGACAACCCGGGCTAAGGCTTATGACTCACATCAAAGTTTAGCTCAAATATCTAAATCCAGAGTAAAATGTCTCAG aaagagcGAAAAGGAAAGGATGAGAGAATACCAACGAGAactagaagaaagagaagaaaaattaaaaaagaggcCACTGCTATTTGAAAGAGTTGCTCAG AAAAATGCAAGAATGGCAGCAGAAAAGCATTATTCTAATACCCTAAAAGCACTAGGAATATCTGATGAGTTTGTTTCAAAGAAAGGCCAAAGTGGAAAAGTACTTGAGTACTTCAACAATCAAGAGACAAAAAGTGTCACTGAAGACAAAGAAAG ctttaatgaagaagaaaaaatagaagaaagagagaatggggaagaaaattattttattgataccAACAGCCAGGATTCTTACAAGGAAAAAGATGAAGCCAatgaagaaagtgaagaagaGAAATCTGTTGAAGAATCACACTGA